The Streptomyces seoulensis genome contains a region encoding:
- a CDS encoding SDR family oxidoreductase, which yields MTSSASAVLVTGGTGTLGRHVVPLLREAGREVRVLSRSGGDGSDHVAVDLLTGTGLDAALDGIGTVLHLAGGPKGDDTATRNLVRAARAADVRHLVYISVIGADRVPLAWLRSKLAAEQAIAGSGLPWTTLRAAQFHELTLKTVESMAKLPVFPVPGGLRLQPVDSRDVAARLADLTLGTPAGLVPDLAGPQVYGLAELARGYLAAHGKRRPMLPVRIPGKAGRAYRAGDNLTLTGADTGKRTWEEFLAERAS from the coding sequence ATGACCTCCAGCGCATCAGCCGTCCTGGTCACCGGTGGCACCGGCACGCTCGGCCGCCATGTCGTCCCCCTGCTGCGGGAGGCCGGCCGCGAGGTACGCGTCCTCAGCCGGAGCGGCGGGGACGGCAGCGACCACGTCGCCGTCGACCTCCTCACCGGCACCGGACTCGACGCCGCCCTGGACGGCATCGGCACCGTGCTCCACCTCGCGGGCGGCCCCAAGGGCGACGACACCGCCACTCGCAACCTGGTGCGCGCCGCGCGAGCCGCCGACGTGCGACACCTCGTGTACATCTCCGTCATCGGCGCCGACCGGGTGCCGCTCGCCTGGCTCAGGTCGAAGCTGGCCGCCGAGCAGGCGATCGCCGGGTCCGGGCTGCCGTGGACCACGCTGCGGGCGGCCCAGTTCCACGAACTCACCCTGAAGACGGTCGAGTCGATGGCCAAGCTGCCGGTCTTCCCGGTTCCGGGCGGGCTGCGCCTCCAGCCGGTCGACTCCCGGGACGTGGCCGCCCGCCTCGCCGACCTCACCCTCGGCACCCCGGCCGGACTCGTCCCCGACCTCGCCGGACCCCAGGTGTACGGACTCGCCGAACTGGCCCGCGGCTACCTGGCGGCCCACGGCAAGCGCCGCCCGATGCTGCCGGTCCGCATCCCCGGCAAGGCGGGCCGTGCCTACCGCGCGGGCGACAACCTGACGCTCACCGGCGCGGACACGGGCAAGCGCACCTGGGAGGAGTTCCTCGCGGAACGGGCTTCCTAG
- a CDS encoding protealysin inhibitor emfourin, giving the protein MRIQVRRTGGFAGIERQAEVDTSGRADAQEWRTLADRALAAAPDAPLAGVPDGFHYEITVDGHTVHAADPRLTEAQRELVSRVLKEGA; this is encoded by the coding sequence ATGCGTATCCAAGTACGGCGCACGGGCGGCTTCGCGGGCATCGAGCGGCAGGCCGAGGTCGACACCTCGGGGCGCGCCGACGCCCAGGAGTGGCGCACCCTGGCCGACCGCGCCCTGGCCGCCGCGCCGGACGCCCCTTTGGCGGGCGTCCCGGACGGCTTCCACTACGAGATCACGGTGGACGGCCACACCGTCCACGCGGCCGACCCCCGGCTGACCGAGGCCCAGCGGGAGCTGGTGTCGCGGGTGCTGAAAGAGGGGGCCTAG